GGCCTCTGAGCAGAGTGGCCCTAGGGGACAGGCTGGAGAAATGTGGTCCCAAAGTTTTTCCCAGCCCAGGCCTCCATCTTGGAGAGGAGGAAGCAAGGCCAGGAGAGCTGGTGAGCATCCCAGCTGAAGGACCAAGGCAGCTCCCGGCTCAGAGGGGCCGGGTCGTGTGGTTATAGACCAGGTGCTCTGTGTCCTCGGTGGTGGAGACCGTGGAGCTGGCgggggtgggtggtgggtggtggcGGTGACGGTGTCTGCGCAAGCCCTTCCTCTGGTTCTTGAAGAAGCAGTAACCCAGGATGGCTATCACCACCACAATGCAGGCGGCCAGGAGCACCGCAATGGCCACCTCCACAGAGCCTGGGGAAGAAGCAGCAGAATGAGGGGCTCCCAATCCTACACTGTATCCAAGGGACCGAGTCAGAATGGGTGCCAGCTGTGGAAGGCTGTGGGTACTCAACTCAAAGCTCTAGCACATGAAGAGCCTGACAACTCTTTAAGGAGTTATGATGGAGGGTTTCTGGTGGGCCTCAGGTCCAGGCTCCAGGTGGCTCTACTTGAAGGAAGCTTGGAGGAAGGCCCGGGACCCTGATGGCCAATACCCGGCATGCATTTTATTATAGTTTCCTCCCTTGCCCATTGCAGGCATCACTATTTAATTATGGCACTCGGTCCCTTTAGGCAACCTCAGGATCCTTCTCAACACAGCTTTAGGTAGTCCCCACTGATCCTGTGGAGTTGATCCTTGAATTGATACCTGTCCATCAACCTCAGCTACAGGGCAGTACAGGGCTTACCTACGCTGGGGGTGGGGTTTTCTCGCCGCAGACCAAACACATCCTTCTCTGCAAAGTGATgggggagacaacagtcaacgcTGAGGGGCTCTGAGACTCAGCTGCTCCCCAGCGTCCCAGATGccctgtaatggattgaactgtgtcccccaaaatatgtgttggaatcctaatccctatatcCATGCATGGTGTTTTGTTATGCAATGGAGCCACAGCAGTGTAGGGTgcgtcctaaatctaatcacttctgagctataaaaagagaaaatcagaTACAGAAGCGAGCACAAGCGGGCGAAGACAGATGTcatgtgaagatcaccaaagaactgAGGGACGCcaaggctacagaagctgaaagagacaaggtttccccctcagagctgacacccctagagctggtgccctgaacttggacttctagcctcctgaattgtgaaaaaacaaatttctcttctttaaagccacccacttgtggcacttctattacagcagcactaggaaatgaAGACACCCCCCACTGCCATCTCCCCCCACTCCCACTCCAGGCACTCTGGGGACAGCGGTGTGGTCAGCCTGCGCCTTGGGACAAAGCAGAGAGCTCTAGCTAAGTCCTTCCTCTCCCATTTCCACCACCCCtccctgcctctgccctgctcactgGAGATGCCACGACAGGACTCCAGACAGTGCTGCTCCTCCTCAAAGTTGTTCTTGTTGCCATGACAACCGCCATAGGTAAAGCGAGAGCAGTGCTCAGTGAAGGGGTTGTAATACCAGCGAGGGATGCTCTCCTGACAGAGTCCTGTGTCTGGCAGGTCCACGCAGTGCCCTGGGGGGAACAGCCAGCAGAGCGGCAAATGAGTCCAGGGGCCTCCCAGCACCATCCACCAGTCTCCCACCATCTCCCAACCTCGCCTCATGCTGGGAGGGGGCTGTGGCTCACGGGGCCTCAAGAGCCCAGGGCAGTGTTGCCAGAAGCAAGGGACACAGATCCTGGACAATAACCCTGGGCACAGAAGTAAACTACACTGACTCATAGAGTTATTTCCTTTTCCATTTCCTCCCAACTTTTCTAACTGCTGAAGAAGCAGCCTCAATTTTCTAACACGGGCTGACCTGCCTTTTTAACCAAGAGGATGGGCTTCAGGTCTGATCCTTGGCAGGTAACAAAATCCAGCTAAGACTCATGAACACTGAtttattatacttatttttattgttgttctcCACTTGTGGCAAGTAACAGTGGCTTTTCATTTATGGTAGTGAtgtgaaattttcttttaaaaatgcattaaaaaaaagagttgatttatagaaaaaaatattcattaaataaCATCTCAATGCTACGTGGGCATGGCTGAAGTGATGACAGTGTTAAGACAGTGACGGAGGCTTGGGAACCATGAGCCGGAGAAGAGAGCCTAGAAGCTCATCTGGAGAGCTGGGCCCACCCCGGGATCCTTCTGCCCACAGCCTGGCACACACTGCAGGCCCCGTCTGAGCGTGACATAATGAGCGAGGCCGGAAGATCGGGTTGGCGGTGCCAATGTCGGCCCTGACCCTCAGGGGGTGGAGCGCTCTCACCTTTGTCACTGGGGAAATGGAAGCTCTGGAGCTCATCGAAGCCGCTGGTGTCTGCGGAGATGAAAGGTCAAAGGTACTGACCCAATGCGGGTCTCCCGGGGTACAGGGCAGAGCTGTCAGGACCCCTGCAAGCCTCCATGCACAACCCTCTCCCTTTCCCAGGCCTCACATTTTTCACAGGTGGCCTCGTCAGAGGCGTCAGGACAGTCGGGGGTGTCGTCACACTCCAGGAAGCCATCGATGCAGCAGCCATCACCACAGCGGAACTGGGTGGCCTGACAGGTGCCAGAGCATACTGCGTGGGGGTAGGACGGGCGGGGCGAGGTCAGGGGGAACACAGAGGTCACCACTTATCCAGCCTCTGCCCCAGCACAGCATCATGCAGGCCCACTCTTCCCCTTCCACCACCGCCTCGGCCTCTCCTACACACGAGCTGGGCGGACCCTGGCAGGGGTGTGCTGGGCCGGCAGGGGCGGGGTACGGGTGATCCCTCCACATCTTATTGGGGCAGGAATGGTTGGGGTGCGGACATCATATGGGGGtcccctatagggtcgttacTGGGTTTTTATGGGGCTGtgggaaagagggaaagaagCAAAGCCCACCTGGATGTTGCCTTTCCATTGAGGGGCCTGGGAGAGAGAGAACAGAGACGTGAGCAGAAGCAGGGCCAGGCCCCAGCAGGGATGACATGTCGGGGAGAGAGCTGGGAACAGGGACGCCCACCACCCACCTCCCTGATCAGTAAGGAGACCACCCTCCCTGGGGGAAAGTTGCCTGAGCCCCAAAGTGGCCTTTGAAGGCCCACCTTGCACATCCCGGCAGGCGAGCTTGCACTCTTCTTCCCGAAGGTAGTTGTTCTTGTTGCCCAGGCAACCTCCGTAAATGAAGCTCTTGCAGACCTGTTCCGGAGGGCTGTAGTACCAGCGAGGGAAGGCGCCCCGGCAGCGGCCCACCTTGTAGGACGCAAGGCAATATTCTGGGGGGAGGGGAGTGTGTGAGAGGGGGGCGTTTGGGGCCAATCAGCAGAGTGTGGCTCCCAGTGcggcctcccctcccctcccctccctctccctcacctTCTGTCTGCTTGGCAGACAGCACAGTGACCGTGAGGTTGGCAGTGTTATCTGGCTGGTCTGAGTTGGTCACTGTCAGCTGGAACAGGTAGGTGCCTTCTTGGAGTCCCCATAGCTTCACCTGGTCCGGGTCATTTTTCTATACACAAGAGTGGCCATCAGGCCGGATGCCACCTGATGCCCTTGGGCTTCCTCAGGCTCTCCCAGCCCAATATCTACCCCTGGGGAGAGCAGAGGAACCGGCCATTAAATGCATCCTCAGCTTCTATCACTCCCACCATGTCCCCTGCCACTGGCTGGCCTAGCCTCCAGATAGTTGAGGAGGGTCAAGGACCCAGCCCGGTGCCTTACCTCTACCCTGACAGCCGTGTCACCTTGCAGCAGGTGCCACTCTGTGTTCTCATCACTCCTCAGCACCAGGGGTTCCTGGGGCTGTACCTTCAAGTCCATGCCCGCCCAGGCCTTGGGGACCCGGGACTCTGTGGAGAAGGGGAGGTTAGGTCAACTCCCACTACGGACCAAGTGTCTCCTGGGGGTCAGGGGATCGGTATGGGCCAAACCTAGATCCTACACGGGGTGCAGGCTGGAGCTTACAATTAAACCATCTTTTCTGCTCTTCATTCAGAGATATTGTCTTTGGTATGTTGAAGACATTTTTATGTTgtaaaaccctttttttttttttttaaagcaaattacTGAACAGCGTATGCCATCTGTCCCACTGCAGGGAGAATATAcatatttatggagccctggtggcacagtggttaagaatttggcttttaactaaaagttcagtggttcaaatccaccagccacacgtTGGAGACCcctattgggcagatctgctctgtcctataggattgttatgagttggaattgacagcaatgggtttacacacacacacacacacgcacacacacacacacatacatatggagccctggtgggccaatggttaagcgcttggctgctaaccaaaaggtcagtagttcaaacccaccagcagctctacgagagaaaacacctggtgatctgctcctgtaaagattacagtctaagaaaccctatggggcagctttactctgtctcatagagtcactatgagtcggaattgacttgatgctcccgacatacatgcatacacacgtatatatatattttttggcttGTTCCTATTTCCTACGATAAGCAAGTACTTGTGCTGTTTAAAAAGTAACAATATTTTCagaaaaccaaataaataaatgtgtgatTAAACCCATCACCCCTCACTCTGCTGGCCAGAGGCTGGGGGAGGCCCCTGACTGACCACCTGGATAGCGTCCTTAAGCACAGTCTCTGGGCAAGAACCTGGCAAACCCATGGTGCCCCAGGGTGAGCAGCTGAGGAAAGAGAGTGCCTCCTCTGCCACTGTGAACAGACTCTGCCCCTAGGTACAATAGGTCCTGAGGCTACCGTGCCCTGCCTCTAcctgaggtttctccagtctcagggTTAGGGGCTGGGAGAGGGAGAAAAGCACACAGCAGGATTTCTGTCTCTAGTGGGCTGAATGGTGGCCCCACAAAATACATGGCCACATCCAatctctggaacctgtgaatgtgaccttatttggaaaaagcatctttgcagatgtaaccaAGTTAATTATCTCAAGATGGGATCATCCTGGGTTACctgggtgggccctaaacccAACACCCAGTGTCCTCACAGAGGCAGAAGAGAAGACAGGAGGAGAAAGACAAGTGAAGGTGGAGGCAGAGATTAGcccaagccaaggaacgcctgaaccaccagaagctggaagaggcaaggaaggtcCTGCCCTAGAACCTTCAGAAGGAGATCTTGGACTTCTGagctccagaactgagagaataaattttttcaTTTGAAGCCACCTAATTTGTGGTCATTTATTACAGCTGCCACAGGAAATTAATATGCTCCCCTTCAAGAGATTGCAGTCCATTTGGGAGATAAAAGCCTCAGAACTCCAACAACATGAGCAACAGGTGCTAAGTGTACACAGAGAAGGTAGTGGACATTCGGAGAAGGGAGAGACCACAGCAGGCTAGGGGgataagggaaggctttctggaggagGGAGAAAGGATGTCTTTGTTTGGCTGTGAGGAAGAAAGTGTGGTGTCCTTGATGATGGCAGAAAACATGATAAACCAAAGAGTGAGGAATTTGCAAGGCTAGTTTGGTGGACAAGAAGGAAACAAGCTAGGCTGGGACAGAGCTCAAGGGTCCTGGAGGCCAGACCAGGACATTTGGACATAGGCCCACAGCGGCAGTGACTTTTAAGTATTTAACAACtaggttgtttgtttgtttttttgttacagGAAGGGGAGAGACACTGCTGTGGATGGTGGGTCCAGGAATCCTAAGGGAGGGGTCAAAGGATAGGGGCAGCAGGGGGCACTCAAGAGCTCTCTAGGCAGTAGCAGCTGTTTACCAACCCCCATTAGGAAGTATTCCTATGGGGGTGGGAGGTTGAGTGGAGCAGTGCAGCGGGAGTGGTCTGACTTGGAGGGCCAGCCAAGGAATGGGAAGAAAGCAGGATGTGAGAAACAACTGGGCCACTTCAGGCTCCTGGGGAGTCAGCACAAGAGGAAGGGAAACCAGATTTAGAGGGAACATGTACATTCGGTTACACAGAAGTTAGATTTGAGGGAAGAAAGACCATCCAGAGAGGAAGTGAGCAGCCGGCAGTGGGAGATGTGGTGGGAGCTCCAGAGAGGCCAGGGCTGGAGACAGACCTGGAGTTGCATATTATACTCTGTGAAGACATGTGGTAGGTACTTTAGATTCTCATCATGTGTtctgtctgttgtgatattacaTGCCATGTTGTCATTGTCAGTTGCTCTCgagtccagtcagttccaactcgtggccaccccaagtgtgcagagtagaactgctccatagggttttcaaggctgtgaccttttggaagcagatcgccaggtttgtATCcccaggcgcctctgggtaggttcaaactgccaactacTGTGGTTGActtagt
The window above is part of the Loxodonta africana isolate mLoxAfr1 chromosome 10, mLoxAfr1.hap2, whole genome shotgun sequence genome. Proteins encoded here:
- the SPINT1 gene encoding kunitz-type protease inhibitor 1 encodes the protein MAGARLAQARISAAAAAAVWLLWALGLPGTEAGPPPLPLRPPAGTACLDLFTAGVPAFVLDTEASVSNGATFLGSPAVRRDWDCVRACCATHSCNLALVELRPNGLEDDTPSCFLMNCLYEQNFVCKFAPREGFINYLMREVYSSYRELQTQGFGESRVPKAWAGMDLKVQPQEPLVLRSDENTEWHLLQGDTAVRVEKNDPDQVKLWGLQEGTYLFQLTVTNSDQPDNTANLTVTVLSAKQTEEYCLASYKVGRCRGAFPRWYYSPPEQVCKSFIYGGCLGNKNNYLREEECKLACRDVQGPSMERQHPVCSGTCQATQFRCGDGCCIDGFLECDDTPDCPDASDEATCEKYTSGFDELQSFHFPSDKGHCVDLPDTGLCQESIPRWYYNPFTEHCSRFTYGGCHGNKNNFEEEQHCLESCRGISKKDVFGLRRENPTPSVGSVEVAIAVLLAACIVVVIAILGYCFFKNQRKGLRRHRHRHHPPPTPASSTVSTTEDTEHLVYNHTTRPL